In Drechmeria coniospora strain ARSEF 6962 chromosome 03, whole genome shotgun sequence, the DNA window GTTGGTACCTTACCGACTTCAAGCCTCGCAACTACTACCCAGCCAGCCGACGAGAGGAACGGCATCAAGAGGTTGCAAGCTTCCCTCGTCGCATCATCCTGGAGTTCGACTCGTCCAAAGTCCGGGCTGAACAGTGGCGAGGTCTTCGTTACGGCCGCCAGACCCTTCTGTTGTCGCTCTTCGCCCTTGTCAGCCTCCACTTTCGAGCACAGCGAAcaggccccccccccccccccccccctcctctccccccgGGAACACCTCCACCCTCAAGGGCCAATCGACCTCTCATCCAACACCCCGGACCGTACCGTACCGTTTGTCGACCACCGTCTCCCTCAGGGTCATGCACCTTTGGTGCATCTCCCGGCGACCCTTTCCTACCTCTACTACGTCTCGTCATCACCGGCGCAACCAGCCGTTTGACGTCTGATccgtccttctcctcctcgtcacccAGATCGTCCTCCCCGTCTCCCACATCCCCCAACGGAAGCCTCACACTCGACGATGGAAGCGCGTGCGCGATCGCCGATAGACGTCCCAGTTCCCTCTTGATTCATCCTCTGCGCCTCACTGCCGCGTCCCGGCATTCCGGCATCAGCATTCATCCACCCGCCCACCATGCATCAGCAAGCCCGAGCACCTGCGAGGCTCTCCTCGCCCCCTTCGTCACAGCCGAGCCAATCTCGAAATAGCAGCACGAGAGAGGCACTCCAAGGGAACCGTCAGCGTGCCGGCTCTACCGTCTCCGGGGTGGACGCCATGAGCCCTTCGGGAACGGAAAATGTCCCAGCCATTGGTCCTCCCGCCGAGTCCGTCAAGAAGCTCGATCAGATTGTCCAAGTATGCTTTCACGTCCTGCCTGTCacaccggcgtcgtccacTTCGTTGGCGTAGGATCAGCTAACAAGGAATGACCCCAGAACTTCTATGCCAAGGCTgccgtcctcatcctcgacgcgCGCATAAAGgtcacgacgacgcggaATGCAAATGGCATGTCGAAGACGAATAAATGGGTATGTTTCCGTCCAACCTTGCATCCCGCCATGCCACGGGCTGACCGCCATGTCCAGTTCCAAATCGAAACGGACGAGATAGACGACTTTCGAGACGAGTTCAAGGTGTGGAAGACGTGCGGCAGCCTCGAGAACCAGCCTCCGACGATGATCATCGAAGTCTACCTCGACCTGTCGCTCCTGAGAGAAAGCCAAAGCCTCGTGATGattgatgacgacggcaagcGGTGGAATGTCAGCGAACAGCTGAGtgcctcggcttcgtcgaccgCCAGCAACTCGCCCAGCGGCGCCCTCGGAAgcgccgaggtcgtcctcgagcgaTGGCGGGTGGAGTTGAAGTCGACGCACaccaagctcgtcgacgacttcggcCCTGTTTTGCCAACCATCTACAAGAAGGCCATCGTCTTCTTCAGAACGCTATTCATGAAAACCCGGCTGAACCCGGTGTGGAAGGTTGTCGGCGCCGCGCCGAGTGCACATCCCGCCCTCGTACCTCGCTGCCGAATTCGGACGTCGGAGCCGCACCGATCGAGTCACGACCCGCTACGGCAGTCTCTCGATGGCCACCCGGACCCCGTGTCCGAGTACATGTTtggcgacctcgacgtccCCGTCGGCCGCTTGCGGGCCTCGGTCGCCTACCGAAACTGCTGTCGGTTTCGCGTCGACGACTCCGAGTCGCTGCTGAGCTCCCACTTCATGAGAGCCGACGAGAACTTCTTCaagccgtcgttgccgccccacggaggacgagagcacgaggcgacggcggggctGGCCTCGCTTCGTTCCAACCACCGAGCGCCCGACCCTGCCGAGATACCCCAGACCTACGGCAGCCTCTCGACCTTTCACACCGACCAACGCGTGGGCACGAGCCCGATATCAGCCCTGAGAGCTGTGAAGCCTCCCGGATCGGATACGAGTTCTCCTCCGGCATCGTTCCCCTCCTACCATGGCATCGACCCGCCCAACTCTCTGCCCATCCGTGCGTCCTCCACTCGCGTTCCCGTTCGCCATGGGGACGGGCACGCGAGGAGGACATCCATATCCACCTTCCAGCCGTTCAAGGCTGGATCCTTGTCCGGCTCCCCTGTTCCGCGCACCATGGACCCTGAATCGCCCGTGTCGACGCACGCGCTCAGCCGCCCGAGTTTGATATCCGGCTCTCGACCCAGGACTCGCTCGTCGCTGACGGCGGGCATGCCCTCGTCACTTCGTGGAGGCCCGCCGGCCACGACCGCCGCGGACCCGCTGGTGATCGGATCGCCTcggccaagctcgacgagccgctACAGCAGCAGCTTCACCCATCGCCGCGCCCGCTTGTCCATGGGCGGTGCGAGCAAGGGCGGTGATGAGGAGAACAGCAGTGGACGCCAGAGCCTCGCTTCGTCCCTGGCGCAGCCCGGATCCgggctcctcgccgaggcgggaCCTGCCAGTTCCGGTTCGATCCATGCGGAGGGGGACGACATTTCCGACTTCCTCAAGGCCCTCGACAGCAAGAAGACGCTCAAGAGCTTCGAGCCGGCGAAGAAGGGGGAATCGGCAACGAACAGGACGGTGGCGCAGCTTTCCCGGTTTCGCATGATGAGGGACTCGCACAATGCGCTCGGCGACTCcatgacgtcgtcgatgcagatgcagcgctcctcgagcacctcgagcCGACAGCTGCCGAGCGTACCTAGCATGACCGTCCCGCCGTCCATGTCCACGTCCACGTCGCCCGGCAAACCGGCATCGCCGCACACGCCGCACACGCCGGCGATTCCTTCCCGGCTCAGCGAAAACTCCATCATCGACTACGGTGCCACCGGACGTGTTCCCGCGGCGAGCAGACGTCCCCAGGAGCCAACGGTGGCGGAAGTCAGCAGGGAGAATAGCGCGGTCCAGGATGGCACGCCGGCCATGGACATACCTCTATCGCCGCTTCTCAACTCGTACCAGCGCCGGTCGAGCTCGGTCGCCCAAAAGAATCGGACCTTAATCGAAGTGGACGAAAATGAGTTGGCCTTTGCCGCGGGACATCGGAGCATCAGCCTCGGCGCCAGCGACCGagagccgccgacgctgagCACCCTGTTGGGGCGGCAGATGGAACTGGAGAGCAGCTCGGCCGGGCGAGACAACGTCCCGACGGGACTccagcccgccgccgagattCAGCCTTCCGGTTCCGGATCGTCCGAGGTTATGCAGCGCGGGTCCGCCGAAGCAAGCCTGCCCGACGGTCTCATTCGAACTTCCGCCCCATCCAGCTCCCCCCTTCCGAGGAGGCGCTACGCAGGcatggcggccgcggcgagggagacgCCTCGACGATCCTCTCGCGGCAGCATCACCGGATCCTCGAGCAAGCTTGGGCGTCCCGACGATGAGTCCGAAGAACCGCTGGTGTTTGATCTGTCCGAGATGGAGGCTCACGGACGACGAAGTCTCGAGGAGGCTCGAGCCGGTCGCAACCTCAGTCTCGAGAGgagcgccggcgagcagcgcGGAACGACGCGACGGGGGTGGACCTGATTCGGCCTCGTGCTCGAACCCTTGACGCCAACGCTCAGGAGTTGGCAGGCACATCGGGGATGCAGGACAGATCCTGCGAAGATGGCGCGCCGCTGATTGTTTGATTCTCACTCTCCCCCGTTGGAGACATGGCCTCTCACGCGAGCGAGCGGTTCGTTTCGGCGTCCGGGCATGTCATTTCGGCTTTACAAGGCCTCTCAATCGTATGCTGGATGAGGTGGAAACAGAGTTCCAGCGGAGCAGAAAATTGACAtcgagaggaggagaggggtTGGAGAAGGAGTCTGGCAACGTTTTGTGGCAGCGCCGGATGGAATCCTTCCTTGACTGGCTGGGATATTGCAAGATGTCATTTTCCCCAAGAATCTCGGGCGCCTATTATGTGAATGACATACCGCTTGGCGCACCAAGTACAAACATGTTGAATATAGGGAGCATTTAGTCATAGGCCTTTTTTTTTATCCTCGACACTCTTTCGATTCTGCTGCCTAGGGAATGATGATGCCTAGGGAATGACAGTAACGTGATGCCTGCAGTTCCAATTCAGTGAGGTTACGGTGTAGTGAAGGAGGAGCCGTTGAACGAGGCACTAATTACGCAGTGCTGCGGATGTGACGGGTGACGTGAGGTgtggctgcggctgctgtgGCGCGGCACCAACGCAACTGTCAGCCCCTCGCTCGAttggatgacgacgaggttcAGGCACCACTGGCTGGAGCTGAACACCACCACACATTGACCACACCATAATacagcaccaccacctcATCAACCTCCGCAACACCTGACACCTAGAGCACCTTCGCCACCCAACGAACCGACTCAGCATCTCCCACGTCGCACCAAACAAGCAGAAGCAAGCGCTACGGTTCCTCAAATAGGAGAGCAgcgcacgacgacgtctcGGCAATCTTGATTGTGTGAAACGCTCCTTGGACAAGGCCAGCACGGGGAGAGTGCCAGAGACAGCTCGCAAGGGTCACGACCGGTGCTAGTCATGTTCCGCGCAGCAACGTCGAGTCCGTTTGACGAAGTAGTCGGTGAGTAGAGCATCACCCTGCAGGAGATGGAACAGGATGGCTGATGCAGAGCAGCCAAGGCGACGGATGAGAACCTCACATCCGAGGACTGGGGCGCCATCATAGAGGTGTGCGACAAGGTGTCGGGAGACGAGAATGGACCGAAGGAGGCTGTCCAGAGCCTGATCAAGCGACTCGCTCATCGCAATGCCAACGTGCAACTGTACACTTTGGAGGTTTCTATTCCCCCTCACCATGAACGATGAAAGCTAGAAGCCAGGGCTGACGATTCCCCTTCCCTCCGCTTCACATAGCTCGCCCACGCGCTGTGTCAAAACTGCGGCAAGCCAGTGCACAGAGAAGTTTCCAGTCGCGCGTTCACAGAAGCGCTGCTCAAATTAGCCAACGACCGCAACACGCACGCACAAGTCAAGGCCAAGATCCTCGAGAAGATGCAGGACTGGAGTGACATGTTCAGCAAAGACCCTGAACTCGGCATCATGTACGACGCCTACCACAGGCTGAAGCAGAGCAACCCGACGCTGCAACCCCCTAGCGCACCGCAGAAGCAAGGCCTGACGCAGTCTGACCGAcagaaggaggaggacgagctgcAGATGGCTCTCAAACTGAGTCTGCAGGAAGAAGAGCGCAAGAAGTCGGCGCCTACCGGTGCCGGCTCCCAGGCTGCAGGCCCAGGCCGGGCAGCAGAGTCGACAGCCGTGCCGGTGGTGCCTGCCGGTACGACTGCCGCCACCGTGAGCAGGGTGCGTGCCCTCTACGACTTTACGCCGACCGAGACGGGTGAGCTCGAGTTCAAAAAGGGGGATGTCATTGCCGTTCTCGAAAGCGTCTACAAGGATTGGTGGCGTGGCTCGTTGAAAGGCAAGACAGGCATCTTTCCGCTCAATTACGTCGAGAAACTTTCGGACCCGACGCCGGACGAGCTGCAGCGCGAGGCCCAGATGGAGGCCGAGGTCTTTGCCGAGATCAAGAACGTGGAGAAGCTGCTGACGTTGCTGAGCGCATCCAACACGGGGCCGCGAGAGGAGGACAACGAGGAGATTTCGGTACGTGGCTCTATACCAAGCAGGCGAGCGAGACGATGCTAACCTGGGCTGGAACCAGAAACTGTACCACCAAACGCTCGCCATTCGGCCCAAGCTGATCAAGCTGATCGAAAAGTACTCGCAGAAGAAGGGTAGGCATGGACAGAGACACAACTTCGCCTTGCGACAAGTGCTAACATCCCGCAGATGACTTTACGCAGCTGAATGAAAAGTTCATCAAGGCTCGCAGGGACTACGAGGCGTTGCTCGAATCATCCATGTCGCATCCACCGCAACATAACTACCATCAGTACGCGATGAGGCCAGCACCGCCAGGCCATGGTTACCCTTCGAGCGGCAGCTACTCTTCTCAGGGGCAGCCGCCCCAAGACGGGCAATACTTCAGCCAAGGGCGCCCAACAGGCATGCGTCTCTGAGCCTTGGATTGGGAAGGCATGTTGCGCTGACGATGACGCAGaccaccagcaccaccagGCACCATACCAGACCTCCTCACCACCACCCAACTTTCCAGCTCAGGGTACGTCGGCACCTTTCTACGTCGCCGGCTCGGAAATTCCACCTCAGCCTCAGGGTGGCCCTCAGCAGTACCCTCCTCGAGATCAGTCCCCTGCTCGAGCGGGCTCGCATAGCAAGCAGCAAACGTCACCTCCGCCGCAGGCGTTCAACCCGCAGTCGGCCGCTCATGCGCCGTCAAATCCATACGCCCAACCTCCTCCCGGTCAGCAGCGACCGCACAGCACATATGGTGCCCAGGAACTGGCCACCTCTGTGTATGACTCGCCCATGGCGCCGCACAACCCTGCCATGTCTTCGCAACAGGAGGCGAACAGTCAAGCGGCAAGCGGTCCCACCGCACCATACGCCAAGCCGCCGCAGCAGTACCAAAGCTATAACCCTCCGGAACAGCCCCCCCCACTGGTTCCCGCAGGACAGTCTCAGGCTCACAATCCGCCCCTGTCGTCTCCGACGTCGCAAAGCCACGGCGCCGTGTACGGTTCGCATCATGCGCCGCCAGGTCCGAATGCGGGTGGCGAGCAGATCCAGTACAAGCCGTACACACCAGCGGCTGAGGGCCCCACAGCACCGAATCCGAATGACTACTATCGCTAGCTGATGAAACGCCATGTGGTATCGCCATTTTGCGACAATAGATGGAGGGATGAACGACCTGGGGAGGAGAGTGGGAGGAGAACGAGGAGCGTTGGAGGAGAGCGAGGGGCGTGggaggagagcgaggagaGCGGGAGGAGTGGGAGGAGCGTTGGAGGAGAGCGAgaagagggagaggagagaggaaggagaggggagagagGAGTGGAGGATGATGAGAAGGAGAGAGAGAAACGAGGCAACTGTATGTTGTCGTGAGCATCTTTTCTTTGGCTTGCTACCTCCTGTTTGCAATGTACAGCACTGTTCTCTGTTCTTCAACCTGGCTGTCGTGGCTGTGCTGCCTGTGATAGGGTGGATAGTGTTGAATGCAACGAGTTTCCGCATGAAGCAAAGTAGTCCAGGTTGATTATAGAGCTCTAGTACGAGTGGTTTTGGTAGTTATAAACTCAACTCAGTCTCTATTGCGGAATTTGGGAGGCGAGATTGGCTTATGCGCGTGCGTGAGAGAGATAGAAACCGGGGAAGCTAGGTGGAAAGAAAATTCTGCGTATATGAATAGAGCGTGTACGAGTTGTATTCAGATATGATAGATGTGGTGGTACGGATATGAcaaagggggggggaggagagaTCAGCTAGTACGATGTGAGCAGGAGGTTTGGTGCACTGCTTCGGTGCTTGTACACTGATGTTTGCATTGGCGGCTGCCGAGTAAATGAGTTGCTTCTGGGCTCTCCTATGCCGACACAACAGCGGCGTATTATTCAAGGAAGATTTGCAAGGAGAGAGCTGGTAAACGGAGGAAGAGTGTTGTAGTTGCAGGACAAGGCTGCTGTATAAACGAAACGGCGTTCTATCATCCGTTGGCGTCCGCGTCGGCGTTGACATTGGCATCGGCATCCTGATATTCGTCTGCGACGTCTCCCATCCTCTCTTTCCAGAACCCCTTTCCGTAGCTTACGAGGATCTCCTCCCCCTTCTTGATGCCCTTGCCAACCTTCTTCCCGCCGACAACCCAGAGGCCGACGCAAAGCTCGCCCCAGCGCTCGCAGTAGGCTGGTCCGAAGACGGCATTGGCCCGGTGCCCGATCCCGCGGTAGTCATTGACGAACCGACCCTCATTGCCCTCCCGAGCAGCGTCCACAGCTACATCGGCCTCCTTGTCCAGCCAGAGGTCGTAGTCGCtctccgacgaggaggaggcgccCGCGTGTACGCGACCTAGGTAAGCGAGGATGAATGAACCCGCCGGGAGGCATTGGGCCGCGAACAAGCCGTACTGTCCATTCGCCGGATGGGACGAGTCTCGAATCGCTTGAATCTTGACCTTGGCCGACGGTGCGGCTGTGGATGAGATGGGCACTATGGGAATCGACGAGGACCCTGGTTTAGCCTGGAGGGTTTTGAGCTGCACCGTTGAGACGTCTTGACCGTGGAGTGGCGACTTTAGATATGGCAATCCCTCTGGCCAGTTTTTCGGCTTCGACATCTCTTTTCTCCCTCTCACTGTCTCTATGGCCGAAGGAGAACCCCATAGGCGTGCGAGTTACGACGCtgacggatggacggataTCGAGAAAGTGATGAGAATCAGGTGAGGTGTGAGGTTGAGATTGAACTGTCTCGGATCCACAGCTTCAGGTTACCTTCCAACCACAACCTCCGATCTTATCAACGCCCAAATGAGGGAAAACGACAAGAAAATAACATGCAGATTAATCCGTAGAATTGGCACTCAAATAATCATTCATGACCACACCTGGTCGACTGATTACTACATACTGACTGCACTACAGCCCTGCCACTACCGTCTTGTTGGGGCTTACCCCAGGCCGGCCGTGAACTACCTGCTCGTCGTCCCGGCCAAGTCATCGACAATTCGTTCCCTCCAAGAGTTTTTTATATTCCAGCCGACGACCCAACGAATTCCCAACTACTTGCCCCTCCCTCTGTCTCGGCATATCTTCCTCCCACCCACTCGCCACTCAGTGAGACATGACCTCGCGGTATcggtcgaggccaaggtcaaCCGAGTAAGCAAGCAACCTGTCCTGCGTCAACGGTAGGTGCAGGATTCGGCACCGAAGTTCCATATCCTAGATGGAGCCAAGTTAGCGTCTGCAGAATACTCTTTCGACCCTCAAGATGGGACAACAACGTACCTGCTTCTTCTTCGTATACTTCAGTATTTCTTTCGCCGTTTCGTCCGCCATCTCCGACACGGCTGCGTATCGAGTAATCTCCGAATCCCCCATCCGCTCGTTCATGGCGTTGAGTCCCGCCAGTAACCTTTCGAGCAAACCAGACGGCGCATTCTCACCCCGGCTGCGGTGCTGCAGCAGGTGGAGGAACATGCTGTACATCTCGCCACCGAGCGCCCATTCCGCGATGGTGCCTTGACGCCCCTCGAATTGCGACAGCAGCGCCGAGAGCGTAGCGTAGTCGCGCTCGATGATGGCCTGCGGCGCCACTTTATGGACCAGCACTCGGTGCGCCTCCACGAAGGACCCGGCCTGGAGCAGGCAGTGGACTTCAGCAGACGCGTCCTTCTTGACGCTGCGCATGTACAATGCCAGTGCTTCCCACAACCACGTCGCCGGGATGCGAAACCTCTCGATGAGCATGCTGAACGTCGGACCAGACTCGGGGCCGATCAACCCTGCGTGTCGGCAGAGGTGCTCTTGGATCGTCCGAGTCCGCGATGAAGCGTCGCGCAGATGCAGCAGCACGAAGATAGCCTCAAGCCAATCGCCCGTATACGTCAGCTGGGCGGCGTAGGCCAGCGTTGCCGCGTCGGCCTTGTCGGCACCCTCGGGTCCGAAGGAAACATTGCCTGTGGAGACCAACGCGACGCCTAGTTGCCACGAGAGTCGAGCGTCTAGAGGGGACAGCCGACTGTTTTCGGGACGAAGAACGGCCTCGAGATCGGCCTTGTCGTCCGCGTACAACTTGAGCAGCCCCCACAGCAAATCCTCGCGCTgctccgcctcgccgtcgttccACAGAGGTACAATGCCTTGCTCTGTGTACCACGGCCGTGGAAGGCCCTCCTTGTCCTGGGCTATGTCCTCGCCGAACATAGACACAGCCGCAGCGACACTGTCTCGGTGCGCGATGGCGTACCAAAGACGCATGCCAAACGACTGTCTCCAGTCGAGGCCAAACTTTTTGGAAATGACGAATGATTCCATCCGATCTTCGACCGGAACGCCCTTCATGCCGTCGCAGACGCATACGTTTCCGCTCAAGAGCTCGTAGATGGTGCGGATGCTCTCGGAAAACTCGGAGAGCATCTTCGCGTCGTGCCACGCCTTCAGCTGCTCCTTCATCTCCTCCTTGGCGGCATCGCTGGTACCGATTAGCGGCACTAAAGTTCCGAGTCGAAAATTCTTGCCGTCCAGGAGGTGCTTGCAGGCCTCGGTGATTCGGTGTCCCGCGAGACATGCCACCGCCTTTTCCTCGCTCGTGCCGGCAAGTCCAATGTTGGTGCTGGACGCCGATTCGACGAGCTCGGTCCAAAACTGCGACAGTCTGGCCTTTCGTCCCAGCTCATCCTCCCGTCCGGCGTCGAACAGGATGCTTGCCAATTCCCAGACTCGCTTTTCGTGCACATTTGCCGGGTCGTTCATGTCCTGATGATGGAACACGTCCTGAAGGCTTGCCGCGCGCAGAACCGCC includes these proteins:
- a CDS encoding autophagy protein Atg13 → MHQQARAPARLSSPPSSQPSQSRNSSTREALQGNRQRAGSTVSGVDAMSPSGTENVPAIGPPAESVKKLDQIVQNFYAKAAVLILDARIKVTTTRNANGMSKTNKWFQIETDEIDDFRDEFKVWKTCGSLENQPPTMIIEVYLDLSLLRESQSLVMIDDDGKRWNVSEQLSASASSTASNSPSGALGSAEVVLERWRVELKSTHTKLVDDFGPVLPTIYKKAIVFFRTLFMKTRLNPVWKVVGAAPSAHPALVPRCRIRTSEPHRSSHDPLRQSLDGHPDPVSEYMFGDLDVPVGRLRASVAYRNCCRFRVDDSESLLSSHFMRADENFFKPSLPPHGGREHEATAGLASLRSNHRAPDPAEIPQTYGSLSTFHTDQRVGTSPISALRAVKPPGSDTSSPPASFPSYHGIDPPNSLPIRASSTRVPVRHGDGHARRTSISTFQPFKAGSLSGSPVPRTMDPESPVSTHALSRPSLISGSRPRTRSSLTAGMPSSLRGGPPATTAADPLVIGSPRPSSTSRYSSSFTHRRARLSMGGASKGGDEENSSGRQSLASSLAQPGSGLLAEAGPASSGSIHAEGDDISDFLKALDSKKTLKSFEPAKKGESATNRTVAQLSRFRMMRDSHNALGDSMTSSMQMQRSSSTSSRQLPSVPSMTVPPSMSTSTSPGKPASPHTPHTPAIPSRLSENSIIDYGATGRVPAASRRPQEPTVAEVSRENSAVQDGTPAMDIPLSPLLNSYQRRSSSVAQKNRTLIEVDENELAFAAGHRSISLGASDREPPTLSTLLGRQMELESSSAGRDNVPTGLQPAAEIQPSGSGSSEVMQRGSAEASLPDGLIRTSAPSSSPLPRRRYAGMAAAARETPRRSSRGSITGSSSKLGRPDDESEEPLVFDLSEMEAHGRRSLEEARAGRNLSLERSAGEQRGTTRRGWT
- a CDS encoding Class E vacuolar protein-sorting machinery protein hse-1; this translates as MFRAATSSPFDEVVAKATDENLTSEDWGAIIEVCDKVSGDENGPKEAVQSLIKRLAHRNANVQLYTLELAHALCQNCGKPVHREVSSRAFTEALLKLANDRNTHAQVKAKILEKMQDWSDMFSKDPELGIMYDAYHRLKQSNPTLQPPSAPQKQGLTQSDRQKEEDELQMALKLSLQEEERKKSAPTGAGSQAAGPGRAAESTAVPVVPAGTTAATVSRVRALYDFTPTETGELEFKKGDVIAVLESVYKDWWRGSLKGKTGIFPLNYVEKLSDPTPDELQREAQMEAEVFAEIKNVEKLLTLLSASNTGPREEDNEEISKLYHQTLAIRPKLIKLIEKYSQKKDDFTQLNEKFIKARRDYEALLESSMSHPPQHNYHQYAMRPAPPGHGYPSSGSYSSQGQPPQDGQYFSQGRPTDHQHHQAPYQTSSPPPNFPAQGTSAPFYVAGSEIPPQPQGGPQQYPPRDQSPARAGSHSKQQTSPPPQAFNPQSAAHAPSNPYAQPPPGQQRPHSTYGAQELATSVYDSPMAPHNPAMSSQQEANSQAASGPTAPYAKPPQQYQSYNPPEQPPPLVPAGQSQAHNPPLSSPTSQSHGAVYGSHHAPPGPNAGGEQIQYKPYTPAAEGPTAPNPNDYYR